A genomic segment from Streptosporangium roseum DSM 43021 encodes:
- a CDS encoding MmcQ/YjbR family DNA-binding protein, giving the protein MGVSVDEFLEMLDRLPEVGQSEGGDWISLKVRGKGFGYLWEKTQTVGLKATIEEQIALVAERPEVFEVQFTAGRFGWVVVRLEKIDPEELFELVTEAWCLTAPKQLVSAHEAGR; this is encoded by the coding sequence ATGGGTGTGAGCGTTGATGAGTTCCTGGAGATGCTGGACAGGCTGCCCGAGGTCGGGCAGAGCGAGGGCGGCGACTGGATCTCGCTGAAGGTGCGCGGCAAGGGTTTCGGTTACCTGTGGGAGAAGACGCAGACCGTGGGGCTCAAGGCGACGATCGAGGAGCAGATCGCGCTGGTGGCCGAGCGTCCGGAGGTGTTCGAGGTCCAGTTCACCGCGGGCCGGTTCGGCTGGGTCGTGGTGCGCCTGGAGAAGATCGACCCGGAGGAGCTGTTCGAGCTGGTCACCGAGGCGTGGTGCCTGACGGCGCCCAAGCAGCTGGTCAGCGCGCACGAGGCCGGGCGATAG
- a CDS encoding alpha/beta hydrolase-fold protein, translating into MAVSRWRGLGVLAALALVAVLAVPGQAQVGKDRAGTITTGSAHSAALGESIAYNVYLPHGYDRGAGRYPVLYLLHGRGDTMQAWTQVKDTLDRLIQDKRIPGLIAVMPDAPWSGGGSWYVDSRYTGTDAPGRPVETALTRDLVNHVDSAYRTAPIRNARMVGGYSMGGYGALRFTLAHPDLFGSALVLSPAVYTPLPPADSSAREYGAFGLGDQKFADEVYRGLNYPDLLPGMDPELPVRLFVAVGDDEYANPDPADARHDLDFESEALYNTVRRAPGVSAEMRILDGGHDWSVWGPAFEQGMANLGPMLSVVPPTGLPAPLYGTAGTDWAGGVAAHADGSATLGLAAGGPVNGRPYAGKLDAVLIRRSPDGTPRWTRQLGTAADERLYGVAALPDGGVLAAGYTRGDLDGRHPGNTTDDAFVVRLDASGEVRWLTQFGAAGAADRAYGLTATSDGGGYLVGYTKGALAGTNSGDKDAFLTRVGADGQIGWTRQLGGAGEDKAYGVAADATGVFVAGSATAGLPGAPALGGLDGWIAGYGTDGTSRWVSAAGGDGDDRLSAVTVTTDGLAVATGESGGDLLAVAYTSGGRQKWSRTVATPAPDAGAGVVALPGGAVEVIGYTRGRIGVAAGGADVLAVRLSGTGRQQAAAQFGTARDDGVDPFAEPNLYATPTPAGDVLVTGLTYGTPGDGTAPGNGDVFLATVDPTG; encoded by the coding sequence ATGGCCGTTTCGCGATGGCGCGGGCTCGGTGTTCTGGCAGCTCTGGCACTTGTCGCCGTGCTGGCCGTACCCGGTCAGGCGCAGGTCGGCAAGGACCGGGCCGGCACGATCACCACGGGCTCGGCGCACTCCGCCGCGCTCGGCGAATCCATCGCGTACAACGTCTACCTGCCGCACGGCTACGACCGGGGCGCGGGGCGTTACCCGGTGCTCTACCTGCTCCACGGCAGGGGAGACACGATGCAGGCGTGGACCCAGGTCAAGGACACGCTGGACCGGCTGATCCAGGACAAGCGGATCCCCGGCCTCATCGCGGTCATGCCGGACGCGCCCTGGAGCGGAGGCGGCAGCTGGTACGTGGATTCGCGCTACACCGGCACCGACGCGCCCGGCCGGCCGGTGGAGACCGCGTTGACCCGCGACCTGGTGAACCACGTCGACTCCGCCTACCGCACCGCGCCGATCCGCAACGCGCGGATGGTCGGCGGCTACTCCATGGGCGGCTACGGCGCGCTGCGCTTCACCCTGGCCCACCCGGACCTCTTCGGCAGCGCGCTCGTCCTCAGCCCCGCCGTCTACACGCCGCTGCCGCCGGCGGACTCGTCGGCCCGCGAGTACGGCGCGTTCGGCCTCGGCGACCAGAAGTTCGCCGACGAGGTGTACCGCGGGCTCAACTACCCGGACCTGCTGCCCGGCATGGATCCCGAGCTGCCCGTGCGGCTGTTCGTCGCGGTGGGCGACGACGAGTACGCCAATCCGGACCCCGCCGACGCCCGCCACGACCTCGACTTCGAATCCGAGGCGCTCTACAACACCGTACGGCGGGCGCCGGGCGTCTCGGCGGAGATGCGCATCCTGGACGGCGGCCACGACTGGAGCGTCTGGGGGCCCGCGTTCGAACAGGGCATGGCGAACCTCGGCCCCATGCTGAGCGTGGTCCCGCCGACCGGGCTGCCCGCGCCGCTGTACGGCACCGCCGGCACCGACTGGGCGGGTGGCGTGGCGGCACATGCCGACGGCTCAGCCACGCTGGGCCTCGCCGCCGGTGGCCCGGTGAACGGCCGGCCGTACGCGGGCAAGCTGGACGCGGTCCTGATCCGCCGGAGTCCGGACGGCACCCCGCGGTGGACGAGACAGCTCGGCACCGCCGCCGACGAGCGCCTGTACGGCGTCGCCGCCCTGCCCGACGGAGGCGTGCTGGCCGCCGGCTACACCAGGGGCGACCTGGACGGCCGCCATCCCGGCAACACCACCGACGACGCCTTCGTGGTGCGGCTGGACGCGAGCGGCGAGGTCCGGTGGCTGACCCAGTTCGGCGCGGCCGGCGCGGCGGACCGCGCCTACGGGCTCACCGCCACCTCGGACGGCGGAGGCTACCTGGTCGGCTACACCAAGGGCGCGCTCGCCGGGACGAACAGCGGTGACAAGGACGCCTTCCTGACCCGGGTCGGCGCGGACGGGCAGATCGGCTGGACACGCCAGCTCGGCGGCGCCGGCGAGGACAAGGCCTACGGCGTGGCCGCCGACGCCACCGGTGTCTTCGTGGCCGGCAGCGCCACGGCGGGGCTGCCCGGCGCGCCGGCGCTCGGCGGGCTGGACGGCTGGATCGCCGGATACGGCACGGACGGCACCTCGCGGTGGGTGTCCGCCGCGGGCGGCGACGGCGACGACCGGCTCAGCGCGGTGACGGTGACCACGGACGGGCTCGCGGTGGCCACCGGGGAGAGCGGCGGCGACCTCCTGGCCGTGGCGTACACCTCCGGAGGCAGGCAGAAGTGGAGCAGGACCGTCGCCACCCCGGCCCCGGACGCGGGAGCCGGCGTGGTCGCGCTGCCCGGCGGCGCCGTCGAGGTGATCGGATACACCCGTGGCCGGATCGGTGTGGCGGCGGGCGGCGCCGACGTGCTGGCCGTGCGCCTGTCGGGCACGGGAAGGCAGCAGGCAGCCGCCCAGTTCGGCACGGCACGCGACGACGGCGTCGACCCGTTCGCCGAGCCGAACCTGTACGCGACGCCGACCCCGGCCGGGGACGTGCTGGTGACCGGGCTGACCTACGGGACTCCCGGCGACGGCACCGCGCCCGGCAACGGCGACGTGTTCCTGGCCACCGTCGACCCCACCGGATGA
- a CDS encoding Mut7-C RNAse domain-containing protein has product MAHGPRGTPSGWHADSVVERDIHLRITAELLLFLPASRRREWQRVAPDGTSTLGHVVESLGIPLPEVGPMTVDGAGVGPSYQPAAGDVVHVHAVPRPQQVPLEPGLLAPRFLLDVHLGTLARRLRLLGLDAAYHNDMDDPSLVVQANAERRVLLTRDRGLLRRRALWLGAYVRGSSPHDQLRDLLERFAPPLRPWTRCTACNGELAPVGKHEVERLLEAGTRRTYDAYGRCPECGQIYWRGAHSEHLEEIVRSATRAVGSSQ; this is encoded by the coding sequence ATGGCGCACGGGCCGCGCGGAACGCCGTCAGGATGGCATGCTGACAGCGTGGTCGAACGTGACATACATCTGCGTATCACCGCCGAGCTGCTGCTGTTCCTGCCCGCGAGCCGCCGGCGCGAGTGGCAGCGGGTGGCGCCCGACGGGACGTCGACGCTGGGGCACGTCGTGGAGTCGCTCGGCATCCCGCTGCCGGAGGTGGGGCCCATGACCGTCGACGGCGCGGGGGTCGGCCCGTCCTACCAGCCCGCCGCCGGTGACGTGGTCCACGTCCACGCCGTGCCCCGCCCCCAGCAGGTGCCCCTCGAACCGGGGCTGCTCGCTCCCCGGTTCCTGCTCGACGTCCATCTCGGCACCCTGGCGCGACGGCTCCGGCTGCTGGGCCTGGACGCGGCCTACCACAACGACATGGACGACCCCTCGCTGGTCGTCCAGGCGAACGCGGAACGCCGCGTGCTGCTGACCCGCGACCGCGGGCTGCTGCGCCGCCGGGCGCTCTGGCTCGGCGCCTACGTGCGCGGCAGCAGCCCGCACGACCAGCTCCGTGACCTGCTGGAACGATTCGCACCGCCGCTACGGCCGTGGACCCGCTGCACGGCCTGCAACGGGGAGCTGGCGCCCGTCGGCAAGCACGAGGTCGAGCGCCTGCTGGAGGCCGGGACCCGGCGCACCTACGACGCCTACGGCCGCTGCCCGGAGTGCGGCCAGATCTACTGGCGCGGCGCGCACAGCGAGCACCTGGAGGAGATCGTACGGTCGGCGACGCGCGCGGTCGGTTCCAGCCAGTAG
- a CDS encoding glycoside hydrolase family 35 protein, whose translation MRAFSVDDGSFQLDGTPFRVLSGALHYFRVHREQWGHRLAMLRAMGLNTVETYVPWNLHEPWPGDFRRVEELGAFLDAAAAEGLLAIVRPGPYICAEWDNGGLPVWLTGHLRTSDPEYLAHVDRYLDRILPQVAERQVTRGGNVIMVQVENEYGSYGSDHAYLRHLADGLVRRGIEVPLFTSDGPADHYLTGGTIDGVLATVNFGSEPEQAFATLRAHRPDDPLFCMEFWCGWFDHWGHEHVVRDPHDAADTLERILAAGASVNLYMAHGGSNPGTRAGANRDGAQADGGWRPTVTSYDYDAPIDERGAPTEKFWRFREVLSAYNEELPEVPAVPAVLPPATLHPEGSVLLRQALDVLARPEVVAPVPPTFEELGLEHGLVLYRTTVPGPREPYPLTLREVRDRAHVFVDGRPAGVVERDAEVLPGPVAGGSAVVEVLVESMGRTNYGPLLGERKGLLGGILHHQQYLHGYGARAIPLEDVSALAFGQGTVDEAPAFFRTVLEVTEPADAFLMLPGWGKGYVWVNGVLLGRYWDRGPQRTLYVPAPLLRAGGNEIVHLELDRVGSVLELRAEPDLG comes from the coding sequence GTGCGTGCCTTCTCCGTCGATGACGGCTCGTTCCAGCTGGACGGCACCCCGTTCAGGGTGCTGTCCGGCGCCCTGCACTACTTCCGGGTGCACCGGGAACAGTGGGGGCACCGGCTGGCCATGCTGCGCGCGATGGGGCTCAACACCGTCGAGACGTACGTGCCGTGGAACCTGCACGAGCCCTGGCCGGGAGACTTCCGCAGGGTGGAGGAGCTGGGGGCGTTCCTGGACGCGGCGGCGGCCGAAGGGCTCCTGGCGATCGTGCGGCCGGGGCCATACATCTGCGCGGAGTGGGACAACGGCGGGCTGCCCGTCTGGCTGACCGGCCACCTGCGTACCAGCGACCCCGAGTACCTGGCCCACGTCGACCGCTACCTCGACCGGATCCTCCCCCAGGTGGCCGAGCGGCAGGTCACCCGCGGCGGGAACGTGATCATGGTGCAGGTGGAGAACGAGTACGGCTCCTACGGCAGCGACCACGCCTACCTGCGGCATCTGGCGGACGGGCTGGTCAGGCGGGGCATCGAGGTGCCGCTGTTCACCTCCGACGGACCGGCCGACCACTACCTGACCGGCGGAACGATCGACGGTGTACTGGCCACGGTGAACTTCGGCTCCGAGCCCGAGCAGGCATTCGCCACGCTGCGCGCCCATCGCCCGGACGACCCGCTGTTCTGCATGGAGTTCTGGTGCGGCTGGTTCGACCACTGGGGGCACGAGCACGTCGTCCGCGACCCCCATGACGCGGCCGACACCCTGGAGCGGATCCTGGCCGCGGGCGCATCGGTCAACCTCTACATGGCGCACGGCGGCAGCAACCCCGGCACCCGGGCGGGCGCCAACCGCGACGGAGCGCAGGCCGACGGCGGCTGGCGACCCACCGTGACCTCCTACGACTACGACGCCCCGATCGACGAGCGCGGCGCGCCGACGGAGAAGTTCTGGCGCTTCCGCGAGGTGCTCTCCGCCTACAACGAGGAACTGCCCGAGGTGCCCGCCGTACCGGCCGTGCTGCCGCCCGCGACGCTCCACCCGGAGGGGTCCGTCCTGCTCCGGCAGGCCTTGGACGTCCTGGCGCGGCCGGAGGTGGTCGCACCGGTGCCGCCGACCTTCGAGGAGCTGGGGCTGGAGCACGGGCTCGTGCTCTACCGGACCACCGTGCCGGGGCCGCGTGAGCCCTACCCGCTGACGCTGCGCGAGGTGCGCGACCGCGCGCACGTGTTCGTCGACGGGCGGCCGGCCGGTGTGGTGGAGCGGGACGCGGAAGTCCTGCCCGGACCGGTGGCGGGCGGGTCCGCCGTGGTCGAGGTGCTGGTGGAGTCGATGGGGCGGACCAACTACGGGCCGCTGCTCGGCGAGCGCAAGGGGCTCCTCGGCGGGATCCTCCACCACCAGCAGTACCTGCACGGATACGGGGCCCGCGCGATCCCGTTGGAGGACGTGTCGGCGCTGGCCTTCGGACAGGGGACGGTGGACGAGGCTCCGGCGTTCTTCCGCACGGTGCTGGAGGTGACCGAGCCCGCGGATGCGTTCCTGATGCTGCCGGGCTGGGGCAAGGGCTACGTCTGGGTCAACGGAGTCCTGCTGGGCCGCTACTGGGACAGAGGGCCGCAGCGCACGCTCTACGTTCCCGCCCCGCTGCTGCGGGCGGGCGGGAACGAGATCGTGCACCTGGAGCTCGATCGGGTGGGCTCGGTGCTCGAGCTCCGCGCGGAACCCGACCTCGGCTGA
- a CDS encoding ROK family transcriptional regulator: protein MHQQSGDASLLRRLNSAAILGILRNTDVATLAELARAAHVSRPTVEAIVEELLAEGWVEEYTEEYGGRQRGRPAKRFRFRTSARKVVGISVGAYRLHAMIADLGGTIIATRRVAVFQEMTPGERIDEIAQLVEQCAAEAGVEMRDLAAVAVGTTGVVDGQGQVVKSNVLPNWAGVPLQAELSARLSVPVLVENDMRLAVLAEHWRGVAEGRSDVVYLFTGNRLSLGLLIGGTPYRGAHSASGEIGEPAKGLWMAFGHVTEYAMSVEPGELRSPAQAAEFAFARAREGEERAAKAVEDFATTLAEGLATVVNPLDPEMVVIGGSLAPGGELLVEPIKRYLDRVCVYPPQVLASQLGAESIVVGAVKAALNHAEATLFRKGS, encoded by the coding sequence ATGCATCAGCAGAGCGGCGACGCCTCACTCCTCCGGCGCCTCAACAGCGCCGCGATCCTGGGAATCCTCCGCAACACGGACGTGGCAACGCTGGCGGAGCTCGCCCGCGCGGCGCATGTCTCGCGTCCCACGGTCGAGGCGATCGTGGAGGAACTGCTGGCGGAGGGCTGGGTCGAGGAGTACACGGAGGAGTACGGCGGCCGCCAGCGCGGCCGGCCCGCCAAGCGCTTCCGCTTCCGCACCTCGGCGCGCAAGGTGGTCGGGATCAGCGTGGGCGCCTACCGGTTGCACGCCATGATCGCCGACCTGGGTGGCACGATCATCGCCACGCGGCGGGTCGCCGTCTTCCAGGAGATGACGCCGGGCGAGCGCATCGACGAGATCGCCCAGCTGGTGGAACAGTGCGCGGCCGAGGCCGGCGTCGAGATGCGCGACCTGGCCGCCGTCGCGGTGGGGACCACGGGCGTGGTCGACGGGCAGGGGCAGGTGGTCAAGAGCAACGTGCTGCCCAACTGGGCCGGGGTGCCGCTGCAGGCCGAGCTGTCGGCGCGGCTTTCGGTGCCGGTGCTGGTCGAGAACGACATGCGCCTGGCGGTGCTGGCCGAGCACTGGCGCGGCGTCGCGGAAGGGCGCAGCGACGTGGTCTACCTGTTCACCGGCAACCGGCTCTCGCTCGGGCTGCTCATCGGGGGCACGCCCTACCGAGGGGCGCATTCCGCCTCGGGCGAGATCGGCGAGCCGGCGAAGGGCCTGTGGATGGCCTTCGGCCACGTCACCGAGTACGCCATGTCCGTCGAGCCCGGGGAGTTGCGTTCGCCCGCCCAGGCCGCGGAGTTCGCCTTCGCCCGGGCTCGGGAAGGGGAGGAGCGTGCCGCGAAGGCGGTCGAGGATTTCGCCACGACCCTGGCTGAGGGCCTGGCGACCGTCGTCAACCCGCTGGATCCCGAGATGGTGGTGATCGGCGGCTCGCTCGCCCCCGGCGGCGAGTTGCTGGTGGAGCCGATCAAGCGGTATCTCGACCGGGTCTGCGTCTATCCGCCGCAGGTCTTGGCCTCCCAGCTCGGCGCGGAGTCGATCGTGGTCGGGGCGGTCAAGGCCGCGCTCAACCACGCGGAGGCCACCCTCTTTAGGAAAGGTTCCTGA
- a CDS encoding Gfo/Idh/MocA family oxidoreductase: MEDLRIGVLGLGLRASLAKAAHRPGMGSVVAAICDTILRAARDTGTRLYVGHNMRHKGVIGEPKTVWVRHFVSYGGDYCFKDWHAERERTTGLLLQKAAHDLDVVHWPAGGYTERVNAFGDLMVYGDLPRRAPDTPRPEGWLREFDIAHKVPEALGTHGGADHHIIAEFCRFVREGGQTDTSPVAARMSVAAGYMATLSLRNGGTPYEVPSLDPELVAYFDGGQTRI; the protein is encoded by the coding sequence GTGGAAGACCTACGTATCGGTGTCCTCGGCCTCGGCCTGCGCGCCAGCCTGGCCAAGGCGGCACACCGGCCGGGCATGGGGTCGGTGGTGGCGGCGATCTGCGACACCATCCTGCGCGCCGCCCGTGACACCGGCACCCGCCTGTACGTCGGCCACAACATGCGGCACAAGGGCGTCATCGGCGAACCGAAAACCGTCTGGGTCCGCCACTTCGTCTCCTACGGAGGCGACTACTGCTTCAAGGACTGGCACGCCGAGCGCGAGCGCACCACCGGGCTGCTCCTGCAGAAGGCCGCGCACGACCTGGACGTGGTGCACTGGCCGGCCGGCGGCTACACCGAGCGGGTCAACGCCTTCGGCGACCTCATGGTCTACGGCGACCTGCCCCGGCGCGCGCCGGACACGCCCCGGCCCGAGGGCTGGCTGCGCGAGTTCGACATCGCACACAAGGTGCCCGAGGCGCTCGGCACACACGGCGGCGCCGACCACCACATCATCGCGGAGTTCTGCCGGTTCGTGCGGGAGGGCGGGCAGACCGACACCTCCCCCGTGGCCGCCCGTATGAGCGTCGCCGCCGGCTACATGGCCACCCTCTCGCTACGAAACGGCGGCACACCGTACGAAGTGCCATCCCTGGACCCGGAACTGGTCGCCTACTTCGACGGCGGCCAGACCCGCATCTGA
- a CDS encoding ABC transporter substrate-binding protein encodes MKKVRFAATAGALGLALLLTACSPGTSGGARETTTNAAGGTSDSISLRINNATTYSRNFNIYSPSTDIAPQISLIYEPLVRRNVLKGGRLEPWLAESWEWSDGDKTVTLKLRTDVKFSDGTPMTSKDVAFTLNISLEHPELNTGGQTYVSAEATDDHTVVVKWKKPAQLDFYRFALGVTGFAPRIVPEHIWKDKDLKTWTNPDPIGTGVGKLTQFTPQQFTLETRADYWGGQFPMKSIKIVATGGDDQTKARLLKGDIDYATISWPNAEQEYMARNPKANVYKTFHTGGEESLLFNLAKEPFSDVNVRKALAMSVERASVLKLAPTGQEPANACGLEPQVYAEFMAPECKPQPLDVEGAKKALADGGWTVEGGRLAKDGKTYPLSIKVVQEYANWMAYGKGMQDQWKSNLGLDVKVMAIPEENYDPQLNEGDYDMALYWTGNSNGLYSVFADQLDSDKYKPIGKDAQYQNQSRWKDTSTTPLLDRLRDTVGDPAAQTEAGYQLQKVVLDQVPFSPMFTADWFVEMNQSRWVGWPETGETDHVPHSALGPDIVMTLKGLKPAGK; translated from the coding sequence ATGAAAAAGGTTAGATTCGCAGCCACAGCCGGCGCGCTGGGGCTGGCGTTGCTGCTGACCGCGTGCTCGCCGGGCACCTCGGGCGGTGCCCGGGAGACCACCACCAACGCCGCCGGCGGCACGTCGGACTCGATCAGCCTGCGCATCAACAACGCCACCACGTACTCCCGCAACTTCAACATCTACTCCCCCTCCACCGACATCGCCCCGCAGATCAGCCTCATCTATGAGCCGCTGGTGCGCCGCAACGTCCTCAAAGGCGGCCGGCTGGAACCGTGGCTGGCCGAGTCGTGGGAGTGGAGCGACGGCGACAAGACCGTCACCCTCAAGCTCCGCACCGACGTGAAGTTCTCCGACGGCACGCCGATGACCAGCAAGGACGTCGCCTTCACGCTGAACATCTCGCTGGAGCACCCCGAGCTGAACACCGGCGGCCAGACCTACGTCTCGGCCGAGGCGACCGACGACCACACCGTGGTCGTCAAGTGGAAGAAGCCCGCGCAGCTCGACTTCTACCGCTTCGCGCTCGGCGTCACCGGCTTCGCGCCCCGGATCGTTCCCGAGCACATCTGGAAGGACAAGGACCTCAAGACCTGGACGAACCCCGACCCGATCGGCACAGGCGTGGGCAAGCTCACCCAGTTCACCCCGCAGCAGTTCACCCTGGAGACGCGCGCGGACTACTGGGGCGGCCAGTTCCCGATGAAGTCGATCAAGATCGTCGCGACCGGCGGTGACGACCAGACCAAGGCGCGCCTGCTCAAGGGTGACATCGACTACGCCACCATTTCCTGGCCGAACGCCGAGCAGGAATACATGGCCCGGAACCCGAAGGCCAACGTCTACAAGACGTTCCACACCGGCGGGGAGGAGTCGCTGCTGTTCAACCTGGCCAAGGAGCCCTTCTCCGACGTCAACGTGCGCAAGGCGCTGGCCATGAGCGTGGAACGTGCCAGCGTGCTCAAGCTCGCCCCCACCGGCCAGGAGCCGGCCAACGCCTGTGGCCTGGAGCCGCAGGTGTACGCCGAGTTCATGGCGCCGGAGTGCAAGCCGCAGCCCCTCGACGTCGAGGGCGCCAAGAAGGCCCTGGCCGACGGCGGCTGGACCGTCGAGGGCGGCCGGCTCGCCAAGGACGGCAAGACCTACCCGCTGAGCATCAAGGTCGTGCAGGAGTACGCCAACTGGATGGCCTACGGCAAGGGCATGCAGGACCAGTGGAAGTCCAACCTGGGCCTGGACGTGAAGGTCATGGCCATCCCCGAGGAGAACTACGACCCGCAGCTCAACGAGGGCGACTACGACATGGCCCTCTACTGGACCGGCAACTCCAACGGCCTGTACTCCGTCTTCGCCGACCAGCTCGACTCCGACAAGTACAAGCCCATCGGCAAGGACGCCCAGTACCAGAACCAGAGCCGCTGGAAGGACACGTCCACCACGCCGCTGCTCGACAGGCTGCGCGACACCGTCGGCGACCCGGCCGCCCAGACGGAGGCCGGCTACCAGCTCCAGAAGGTCGTGCTGGACCAGGTGCCGTTCTCCCCGATGTTCACCGCCGACTGGTTCGTCGAGATGAACCAGTCCCGGTGGGTGGGCTGGCCCGAGACGGGCGAGACCGACCACGTCCCGCACAGCGCCCTCGGCCCTGACATCGTCATGACCCTCAAGGGTCTCAAGCCCGCGGGCAAGTAG
- a CDS encoding ABC transporter permease: MKQGRWRFLTKRVAFYLATSWSAITLNFLIPRLMPGDPSSVIVRQLQRQSGESVSPEAVAAIQKLFGDPRAGLLQQYWDYLVSIARLDFGLSVSRFPTPVGELLADGLPWTLMLVGATTVVAFVLGTGLGIAAGWKPGGRLDGFLSPLSTFLTAVPYFWVALIALYVFGLVLGWFPLGGGYDPDLYGRPGFLGSVLQYMVMPAATIVFSAFGGWLLGMRNMMITTVSEDYVLLGKAKGLSAGRVMFRYAARNALLPSVTGFAMAIGGVLGGALLTEIVFSYPGIGYLLYDAVSKRDYPLMQGVFLLTTLTVLLANFVADSVYVMIDPRTREAGR; this comes from the coding sequence ATGAAGCAAGGCAGGTGGCGCTTCCTGACCAAGCGGGTGGCCTTCTACCTGGCCACCTCCTGGTCGGCGATCACGCTGAACTTCCTCATCCCCCGGCTCATGCCGGGGGACCCCAGTTCGGTCATCGTCAGGCAGTTGCAGAGGCAGTCGGGCGAGTCCGTCTCGCCCGAGGCCGTGGCGGCGATCCAGAAGCTGTTCGGTGACCCCCGCGCCGGCCTTCTCCAGCAGTACTGGGACTACCTCGTCAGCATCGCGCGCCTCGACTTCGGCCTGTCCGTCAGCCGCTTCCCGACCCCGGTGGGCGAGTTGCTCGCGGACGGCCTGCCGTGGACGCTGATGCTGGTCGGCGCCACCACGGTGGTGGCCTTCGTGCTCGGGACCGGCCTGGGGATCGCCGCCGGCTGGAAGCCGGGCGGACGGCTCGACGGGTTCCTGTCGCCCCTGTCGACGTTCCTGACCGCCGTGCCGTACTTCTGGGTGGCCCTGATCGCCCTGTACGTCTTCGGCCTGGTGCTCGGCTGGTTCCCGCTGGGCGGCGGGTACGACCCCGACCTGTACGGCAGGCCGGGCTTCCTGGGCAGCGTCCTGCAGTACATGGTGATGCCCGCCGCGACGATCGTCTTCTCCGCCTTCGGCGGCTGGCTGCTCGGCATGCGCAACATGATGATCACAACCGTCAGCGAGGACTACGTCCTGCTCGGCAAGGCCAAGGGGCTGTCGGCCGGGCGCGTCATGTTCAGGTACGCCGCACGCAACGCCCTGCTGCCCAGCGTCACCGGATTCGCCATGGCGATCGGCGGCGTGCTCGGCGGCGCGCTGCTGACCGAGATCGTCTTCTCCTATCCCGGCATCGGCTACCTGCTCTACGACGCGGTCAGCAAGCGTGACTACCCGCTGATGCAGGGCGTCTTCCTGCTGACGACGCTCACCGTGCTGCTGGCCAACTTCGTGGCCGACTCCGTCTATGTGATGATCGACCCGCGTACGAGAGAGGCAGGCCGATGA
- a CDS encoding ABC transporter permease has protein sequence MKVRIGIGIIAFFSVIAIIGPWLNDLMGIGPWKIDYNAISEPPGAGHLLGTTSQGTDVLAQMIAGTRNSMVVGSVAGVIGVILAVVVGVTAGFFGGKVDAVLSFVTNMFLVLPVLPLTLIVAGYVQDTGPVTIALIIGLFGWAAGARTLRAQTLSLRGRDFVMAMRMIGESKPRMIFVEVLPHLAGWISAMFLHLVLGAVLAEAGLAFLGVSSADTISWGTVIDQARQVALLNGMWWWFVPPGLCIALLGTATGLVNFGIDEVMNPRLRTADIKAMRKALA, from the coding sequence ATGAAGGTCCGCATCGGCATCGGCATCATCGCCTTCTTCTCGGTGATCGCGATCATCGGGCCGTGGCTCAACGACCTGATGGGCATCGGGCCCTGGAAGATCGATTACAACGCGATCAGCGAGCCGCCCGGCGCCGGCCACCTGCTCGGCACCACCAGCCAGGGCACCGACGTGCTCGCCCAGATGATCGCCGGGACGCGCAACTCGATGGTGGTCGGCTCGGTGGCCGGCGTCATCGGCGTGATCCTCGCGGTCGTGGTCGGCGTCACCGCCGGCTTCTTCGGCGGCAAGGTCGACGCGGTGCTGTCCTTCGTGACCAACATGTTCCTGGTCCTGCCCGTGCTCCCGCTCACCCTGATCGTCGCGGGCTACGTGCAGGACACCGGGCCCGTCACGATCGCGCTGATCATCGGCCTGTTCGGCTGGGCGGCCGGCGCCCGCACGCTGCGGGCGCAGACGCTCTCCCTGCGCGGACGCGACTTCGTCATGGCGATGCGCATGATCGGTGAGAGCAAGCCACGAATGATCTTCGTCGAGGTGCTGCCGCACCTGGCCGGCTGGATCTCCGCGATGTTCCTGCACCTGGTGCTGGGCGCGGTCCTGGCCGAAGCCGGTCTGGCCTTCCTGGGCGTCTCCTCGGCCGACACCATCAGCTGGGGCACCGTCATCGACCAGGCCAGGCAGGTGGCGCTGCTCAACGGCATGTGGTGGTGGTTCGTCCCGCCGGGCCTGTGCATCGCGCTGCTGGGCACCGCGACCGGCCTGGTCAACTTCGGCATCGACGAGGTCATGAACCCCCGCCTGCGCACGGCCGACATCAAGGCGATGAGAAAGGCGCTCGCATGA